TTTCATTAGCCATGATTTTCGCTCCCATTAGGCAATGGATTTCCATGGCCAACGGACACTGCCTTTCTCTGAAAAAACCGCTCCGGATTCTTCAGACAAAAACATCCCGTCAGCCGGTTTGAAAAAACCGCTGTCCAGTCACGGCAACGACACGATCACACGCAAACGCGCGCAATCAGCGACTCTTGCCGCGACGCTTCATTTCTGGGGAGCACCAGGCCATGCGCCGGCCTGGAAGGGATGCCGCGAGCGCGGCAGAGGACTTCAGGCGGGCAGTACGGCCGGGCGCGATCCGCTCACGCGGATATCCCCGGAGTTCCAAGATCGACTACTAGGGTCGTCCATCGGGTTTTTCTGTTACCTCGCTAAATGTTCCTCAAGCGGTGGGGATAGTACTGTTGTTCACTTTTTGGCGCAACCCCCGGATGTCTCTTTTTATTTTCTTATTCTGCAGGGGAAATGGAAGATCAACCGGCCCGCCGTTAGCGAAACCGCTATCAGTTTTCTGACGTTCTATCCGGTGCCGTTGAGCAACGACACCGACGCCTCCGCACCCTGATGCCCAACCGCCTGGCCCGGCGTGCGGGCGAGGCGGTTGGGAGACGGTATGGGTACACCTAGCACTCGGACCAGCGCCGGAGCAGATTGTTGTAGAGGCCCGTGAGGCGAACCACGTCCGAGTCACCCTCCCCGTAACGCTTTCTCAGGGACACCAGTGAGCGGTCCATCTCGAAAAGGTGGCGGCGCTGCTCCTGATCCTTCACCAGACTCTGCATGAACATGTAACAGCCCAATCGCTCCCCGCTGGTCACCGGCCGAACCTCGTGAATGGAACCGGAGGGGTAGACGACCATGCTCCCCGCAGGGAGCTTGATCTGCTGTTGCCCGTACGTGTCCTCAATGGTGAGCTCACCACCTTCATACTCTTCCGGGCCCGACAGGAACAACGTCGCGGAGACGTCCGTACGCAGATAGCTGCCGTCAGGCAACGGCCTCAGCGTACTGTCCGTGTGCAG
The Aquisalimonas asiatica genome window above contains:
- a CDS encoding Fe2+-dependent dioxygenase, whose translation is MIVCIDNVLTQEELAHMRGQLLQGDWAHGISAGPQARQVKNNLQLPDDSPALPELRQTVMRALNRSQLLVTAALPFKILPPNFNRYTGETNAYGLHTDSTLRPLPDGSYLRTDVSATLFLSGPEEYEGGELTIEDTYGQQQIKLPAGSMVVYPSGSIHEVRPVTSGERLGCYMFMQSLVKDQEQRRHLFEMDRSLVSLRKRYGEGDSDVVRLTGLYNNLLRRWSEC